A genomic window from Lentibacter algarum includes:
- a CDS encoding ABC transporter ATP-binding protein, with protein sequence MTKPLVVFDKVQKHFGNFVAVKELDFEIREGEFLAIMGPSGCGKTTTLRMLAGLEAPSIGEIRLNGQVMNDVAPHERDTPLVWQSLALFPFLTARENVEFGLKMRGVDKAERKERAFKWLDKMGILEFENRHISTLSGGQKQRVALARSLVMEPQILLLDEPLSALDAHLVIRMQAVLTDLQRELGITFVYVTHSQSEAFAMADRVIIMGKGEIGQIGTPKEIYRAPANQFVAEFVGRNNILAGKVKSVDGGTARITTPSGEFTVPTNEVNLVEDHNASFVISADLVHIATEEPDGGNKAYCKLISEEFVGSMVTLFLEDAQGHEFKVQMQERELSKFDLHSGDEIWLSWDTQSAHVLNES encoded by the coding sequence ATGACCAAACCTCTGGTTGTATTTGACAAAGTACAAAAGCACTTCGGCAATTTTGTTGCTGTGAAGGAACTGGATTTCGAAATCCGCGAGGGCGAGTTCCTCGCGATCATGGGGCCGTCTGGCTGCGGCAAAACCACAACCTTGCGCATGCTCGCGGGCCTTGAGGCGCCGAGCATTGGCGAAATTCGTCTGAACGGTCAGGTAATGAATGATGTCGCCCCGCATGAGCGCGACACACCGCTGGTGTGGCAATCGCTCGCGCTGTTTCCCTTTCTGACGGCACGTGAGAACGTCGAATTTGGGCTCAAGATGCGCGGCGTTGACAAGGCGGAACGCAAAGAGCGTGCGTTCAAATGGCTCGACAAGATGGGAATTCTCGAATTTGAGAACCGCCATATTTCGACCTTGTCAGGTGGTCAAAAGCAGCGCGTCGCATTGGCCCGTTCACTGGTGATGGAGCCACAAATCCTGCTTCTGGACGAACCGCTGTCAGCTCTGGATGCGCATTTGGTCATCCGCATGCAGGCTGTGCTCACTGACCTTCAGCGCGAGTTGGGGATTACATTCGTCTATGTGACCCACTCGCAATCCGAAGCCTTTGCCATGGCAGACCGCGTCATCATTATGGGCAAGGGCGAGATCGGCCAAATCGGCACACCCAAGGAAATCTATCGTGCGCCTGCGAACCAGTTTGTCGCCGAGTTTGTGGGTCGCAACAATATTCTGGCGGGCAAAGTCAAATCTGTTGACGGCGGCACGGCCCGGATCACGACACCTTCTGGTGAATTCACCGTGCCCACGAACGAGGTGAATTTGGTCGAAGACCACAACGCCAGCTTCGTGATCTCCGCCGATCTGGTGCACATCGCAACCGAGGAACCCGACGGTGGGAACAAGGCCTATTGCAAGCTGATCTCTGAGGAATTTGTCGGCTCCATGGTCACCCTGTTTCTGGAAGACGCGCAGGGCCACGAGTTCAAGGTCCAGATGCAGGAACGCGAATTGTCCAAGTTCGATCTGCATTCGGGCGATGAGATCTGGCTGTCCTGGGACACCCAAAGCGCCCATGTGTTGAACGAAAGCTGA
- a CDS encoding nucleoside deaminase: MNADDTRLLRIAYEEAKAGFDEGGCPIGSVLARGGEVVAQGRNQRVQKGDPIAHGEMDALRKAGRQKTYRDTTLYTSLSPCMMCTGTIIQFGIPRVVIGENKNFGGNEEFLRSKGVEVIVADDPDCIALMRRFIDEEPELWAEDIAE, from the coding sequence ATGAACGCTGACGACACACGCCTGCTGCGCATTGCTTACGAGGAGGCCAAAGCCGGGTTTGACGAAGGCGGGTGCCCGATAGGTTCAGTGCTGGCGCGCGGTGGAGAGGTTGTAGCACAGGGGCGCAATCAGCGGGTGCAAAAAGGCGACCCGATTGCCCACGGCGAGATGGATGCATTGCGCAAGGCCGGCCGCCAGAAGACTTATCGCGACACCACGCTCTATACCTCGCTTAGCCCATGCATGATGTGCACCGGGACAATCATTCAGTTCGGTATCCCGCGCGTGGTGATCGGTGAAAACAAAAACTTTGGTGGCAACGAAGAGTTCTTGCGCTCGAAGGGCGTTGAAGTGATCGTCGCAGATGACCCGGATTGCATCGCTCTGATGCGTAGGTTTATCGATGAAGAGCCGGAACTATGGGCTG
- a CDS encoding polysaccharide deacetylase, which yields MLRNPIPWPNGAKCAVAITFDMDADSLIHIAKPEDSHDRLYPISMGRYGPLVALPRILDTYRRLGLKQSFFIPGWCLETYPDVAEAILKDGHEIGHHGYLHEDPIKTRGEQREWFERTLDAHLRICGQKPRGYRAPVYNITHEVVDLMIEHGIRYDSSMMADDIPYRLDTEGGSLYEMPVHWGTDDWPPFAHYDEIGYMMPVRGPSQGLAGFWEEFEAQYDAGGFFMLIIHPFLTGRLARWKQVEAWIAKTQETKDVWFATLDEIADHMDHLQKDGIWTPSVERLPYYDGPILGDTT from the coding sequence GTGCTTCGAAACCCCATTCCTTGGCCAAATGGCGCCAAATGTGCCGTGGCAATCACCTTTGACATGGATGCGGACAGCCTGATCCATATCGCTAAGCCTGAGGACAGCCATGACCGGCTCTATCCCATCTCGATGGGCCGCTATGGTCCTTTGGTTGCACTGCCCCGCATCCTCGACACCTATCGTCGTTTGGGGCTGAAACAATCGTTCTTCATCCCTGGCTGGTGCCTTGAAACCTACCCGGATGTGGCCGAGGCGATCCTGAAAGATGGCCATGAGATCGGGCATCACGGCTACTTGCACGAGGATCCTATCAAGACACGAGGAGAGCAGCGCGAGTGGTTCGAGCGCACGCTCGATGCGCATTTGCGCATTTGCGGGCAAAAGCCTCGTGGCTACCGTGCACCGGTCTACAATATCACTCACGAAGTCGTCGATCTGATGATCGAGCACGGAATTCGCTATGACAGTTCAATGATGGCTGACGACATCCCCTATCGTTTGGATACCGAGGGCGGGTCTCTCTACGAAATGCCCGTACATTGGGGGACCGACGATTGGCCACCTTTCGCACATTACGACGAGATTGGGTACATGATGCCGGTGCGCGGGCCGTCTCAGGGCTTGGCCGGGTTCTGGGAGGAGTTCGAGGCGCAGTACGACGCCGGTGGTTTCTTCATGCTGATCATCCACCCATTCCTGACCGGGCGATTGGCCCGTTGGAAACAGGTCGAAGCATGGATTGCCAAAACACAGGAAACCAAAGACGTCTGGTTTGCCACCCTTGACGAAATTGCCGATCATATGGACCATTTGCAGAAGGACGGCATCTGGACGCCAAGCGTTGAGCGGCTGCCCTATTATGACGGGCCAATCCTGGGGGACACCACATGA